Proteins from one Alysiella filiformis genomic window:
- a CDS encoding TonB-dependent siderophore receptor: MPIIHLLLHRLWIKPPHAFRQPEIRPNAHAISSIMPDFFTLNIKRFSIMKQKTLSTLSLAVWLALNSTAWANDVQQNDVQQQELDTVVVKSSGTMFKLGEVPFRQAKSAVALTAQQLQQEGVQKADELGRYQAGFTNQPFGSDTNTNWFRIRGAEATQAVNGLPAFQYGFFTPYTETFGVEAVEMTKGADAMTFGAANAGGLINYISKRANREQVGKGEIRANVGNRQQYGLAADYSGSLNADKSLRYRVVASARHAEGEWQDSDNRTLYIAPTLQWDIAPQTQLDILSSYQRDKGTPSSNFLPQEGTLKAFPDGSHINPRHNYGDPKNDTESNKQFSLGYELKHQFGKGVSFNSSYRYSNTQNFHRGAYLYPSAYAADWSPLEPSAAGYTLSRGVVFNDGKMQSHSADNRLNWQFKNAWLNNTLSAGVDYRRQKVDALYTLFGTTASTDLRNPSVGYGQNQDVSSAPRTHIQAEQLGFYLQNQARINKLITLGLGIRHDRAEQTEHTRTQKVKENHTSYSGSLMYHAPAGFNPYISYNESFRLPVGLGGNDVLYDPAITKQTEIGVKYLPKAVDGSLSVAAFRAKDKGALLSKDLGATVSNPSMVERKGAEIQADVNVLDNLNVGLAYTYLKSTSQDSTGNTRNPLLPKHTLALKTAYQFNEGKLNGLTLGAGMRHVGSSVSSQGSLYSAAKVPSSTMFDLMARYDFAKNWQAQINVDNVANKRHVSGCDYYCYYGQGRNVNASVSYKF; this comes from the coding sequence ATGCCCATCATTCACTTACTTTTACACAGGCTGTGGATAAAACCACCACACGCATTCAGGCAGCCTGAAATTCGCCCAAATGCCCACGCCATTTCATCTATAATGCCTGATTTTTTTACCCTCAACATCAAGAGATTTTCAATTATGAAACAAAAAACTTTAAGCACCCTTTCGCTGGCAGTATGGCTTGCGCTCAACAGCACGGCTTGGGCAAACGATGTCCAACAGAACGATGTCCAACAACAAGAATTGGATACGGTGGTGGTCAAATCAAGCGGCACCATGTTCAAATTGGGCGAAGTGCCATTTCGTCAAGCCAAATCGGCAGTTGCCCTGACCGCTCAACAGTTGCAACAAGAAGGCGTGCAAAAAGCCGATGAATTGGGTCGCTATCAGGCTGGCTTTACCAATCAACCTTTTGGCAGCGACACCAACACCAACTGGTTTCGCATTCGCGGCGCAGAAGCCACCCAAGCGGTAAACGGTTTGCCCGCTTTTCAATATGGCTTTTTCACGCCCTACACCGAAACCTTTGGCGTAGAAGCCGTTGAAATGACCAAAGGGGCAGACGCGATGACCTTTGGTGCAGCCAACGCAGGCGGCTTAATCAACTACATCAGCAAACGCGCCAACCGCGAACAGGTGGGCAAAGGCGAAATCCGCGCCAATGTGGGCAATCGCCAACAATACGGTTTAGCCGCCGATTATTCAGGCAGCCTGAATGCCGATAAAAGCCTGCGTTATCGCGTGGTGGCATCGGCGCGTCATGCCGAAGGCGAATGGCAAGACAGCGACAACCGCACCCTATACATCGCCCCCACCTTGCAATGGGACATTGCCCCCCAAACGCAGTTGGACATTTTGTCATCGTATCAACGCGACAAAGGCACGCCCAGCAGCAATTTCCTGCCACAAGAAGGCACACTCAAAGCCTTTCCCGATGGCAGCCACATCAACCCACGCCACAATTATGGCGACCCCAAAAACGACACCGAAAGCAACAAACAATTCAGCTTGGGCTATGAATTGAAACACCAATTTGGCAAAGGCGTGTCGTTCAACAGCAGCTACCGTTACAGCAACACACAAAACTTCCATCGCGGCGCATATTTGTATCCATCAGCCTATGCCGCCGATTGGTCGCCACTTGAACCCAGCGCGGCAGGCTACACCCTATCACGCGGCGTGGTGTTTAACGATGGCAAAATGCAATCGCACAGCGCCGACAATCGCCTGAATTGGCAATTCAAAAATGCTTGGCTCAACAACACATTAAGCGCAGGTGTGGATTATCGCCGTCAAAAAGTGGACGCGCTTTACACCCTATTTGGCACAACCGCCTCCACCGATTTGCGTAACCCCAGCGTAGGATACGGTCAAAACCAAGACGTGAGCAGCGCACCGCGTACCCACATTCAGGCAGAGCAGTTGGGCTTTTATTTGCAAAATCAAGCGCGAATCAACAAACTCATCACCTTGGGATTGGGCATACGCCACGACCGCGCCGAACAAACCGAACACACGCGCACCCAAAAAGTCAAAGAAAATCATACATCTTATTCAGGTTCGTTGATGTATCATGCGCCAGCAGGATTCAATCCTTATATCAGCTACAATGAATCGTTCAGGCTGCCTGTGGGCTTGGGCGGCAACGATGTGCTGTACGACCCTGCCATCACCAAACAAACCGAAATTGGCGTGAAATACCTGCCCAAAGCGGTGGACGGCAGCCTTTCCGTAGCCGCATTCCGTGCCAAAGACAAGGGCGCATTGTTGTCCAAAGATTTGGGGGCAACGGTGTCCAACCCCAGCATGGTGGAACGCAAAGGCGCAGAAATTCAAGCCGATGTGAATGTGTTGGACAATTTGAATGTGGGCTTGGCATACACTTATTTGAAATCCACCAGCCAAGACAGCACAGGCAACACGCGCAATCCCTTGTTGCCCAAACACACTTTGGCTTTGAAAACCGCCTATCAATTCAACGAAGGCAAACTCAATGGGCTGACTTTGGGTGCGGGTATGCGTCATGTGGGCAGCAGCGTGAGCAGCCAGGGTTCTTTGTATTCGGCAGCCAAAGTGCCGTCCAGCACGATGTTTGATTTGATGGCGCGTTACGATTTTGCGAAAAATTGGCAAGCCCAAATCAATGTGGACAATGTTGCCAACAAACGCCATGTGAGCGGCTGTGATTATTATTGCTATTATGGGCAAGGTCGCAATGTGAATGCGTCTGTGAGCTACAAGTTCTAA
- a CDS encoding ABC transporter ATP-binding protein, protein MFQLQQISFAVPERVLLDDISLTFQTNRVYGLIGHNGSGKSTLLKLLTRQNVPRSGSLQLNERPLQHYTAREYAQQVAYLPQHLPSATALTARELIAMGRYAWRSWLARESDADRQAIAQAMKLTDTTAFAHQMVDTLSGGERSRIWLAMCLAQQSRFLLLDEPLAALDIAHQLEVMNLVQNLSRQLGLGVIIVIHDINLAAQFCDELVALKGGKLLKSGTPNEIMTTEVLHDIYSVAMNIIAHPQTARPIALP, encoded by the coding sequence GTGTTTCAACTTCAACAAATTTCTTTTGCCGTGCCAGAGCGCGTGCTGCTGGACGACATCTCGCTGACATTTCAAACCAATCGCGTTTACGGTTTAATTGGACACAATGGTTCGGGCAAATCCACTTTGCTCAAATTGCTCACGCGGCAAAACGTGCCACGTTCAGGCAGCCTGCAACTGAATGAACGCCCATTGCAACACTACACAGCGCGTGAATATGCCCAACAGGTTGCCTATTTGCCGCAACATTTGCCCTCTGCCACCGCACTCACGGCGCGTGAACTCATCGCCATGGGGCGTTATGCGTGGCGCAGTTGGCTCGCACGCGAAAGCGATGCCGACCGCCAAGCCATCGCACAAGCCATGAAATTGACCGACACCACCGCATTTGCCCATCAAATGGTGGACACGCTTTCGGGTGGCGAACGTTCGCGCATTTGGCTGGCAATGTGTTTGGCGCAACAAAGCCGCTTTTTGCTGTTGGACGAACCCTTGGCAGCTTTGGACATTGCCCATCAGCTTGAAGTGATGAATTTGGTTCAAAATCTGTCGCGGCAACTGGGTTTGGGCGTGATTATTGTGATACACGACATCAATTTGGCGGCACAATTTTGTGATGAATTGGTTGCGCTCAAAGGCGGCAAATTGCTCAAATCGGGTACGCCAAATGAAATCATGACCACCGAAGTGTTGCACGACATTTACAGCGTGGCGATGAACATCATTGCCCACCCTCAAACCGCACGCCCCATCGCCTTGCCATGA
- a CDS encoding ABC transporter substrate-binding protein: MMMNVLKWVAKGFSGSLKKGQGCLKAISLWLILGVPFAHAAPRIATSDWATAETLAAIGHAPVSLGDKRAYRDWVNYPSMPAHTQDAGLRFQPNLAHLYRVKPDFFVQSPWFAFLKPQFERIAPVHEIQFANEQGITYPQVLAATRKLGQIVGDTAAAEKLIRQTDETLFQAAQTLAPYRQRPVAVVQFVDARHLRIYGKTSLFQVVLDKLSLNNAWTGASNQWGFAPIALSDLSQLPPQTLLIIVQPHPINVRPNLAKSALWQRLPFSQTQHRRVLPPSWSYGALPSMQQFARLLAEKLPSEKEMPW, encoded by the coding sequence ATGATGATGAATGTTTTGAAATGGGTTGCCAAAGGTTTTTCAGGCAGCCTGAAAAAAGGGCAAGGCTGCCTGAAAGCGATATCATTGTGGTTGATATTGGGTGTGCCTTTTGCCCATGCCGCGCCACGCATTGCCACTTCCGATTGGGCAACGGCAGAAACCTTGGCGGCAATCGGTCATGCCCCCGTGAGTTTGGGCGACAAACGCGCTTACCGCGATTGGGTCAATTATCCGTCCATGCCCGCGCACACGCAGGACGCAGGTTTGCGTTTTCAGCCCAATTTGGCGCATTTGTATCGCGTCAAACCCGATTTTTTTGTGCAATCGCCATGGTTTGCGTTTTTGAAACCGCAATTTGAACGCATTGCCCCAGTGCATGAAATTCAATTTGCCAACGAACAGGGCATCACTTATCCACAAGTGCTTGCCGCCACACGGAAATTGGGACAAATTGTGGGCGATACCGCCGCCGCCGAAAAACTCATACGCCAAACCGATGAAACCCTGTTTCAGGCAGCCCAAACGCTTGCGCCCTATCGTCAGCGACCCGTGGCGGTGGTGCAATTTGTGGACGCGCGACATTTGCGCATTTATGGCAAAACATCGCTGTTTCAAGTGGTGTTGGACAAATTGTCGCTGAACAATGCGTGGACGGGCGCATCGAATCAGTGGGGTTTTGCCCCCATTGCGTTGAGCGATTTGAGCCAACTGCCACCACAAACCCTGTTGATTATCGTGCAACCGCACCCCATCAACGTGCGCCCCAATTTGGCGAAAAGTGCGTTGTGGCAACGTTTGCCATTTTCACAAACGCAACATCGCCGCGTGTTGCCGCCTTCGTGGAGCTATGGTGCATTGCCTTCTATGCAGCAATTTGCGCGATTGTTGGCAGAAAAATTGCCATCGGAAAAGGAAATGCCATGGTAA
- the fhuB gene encoding Fe(3+)-hydroxamate ABC transporter permease FhuB: MVNVFRQPAWRNIALFSVLAMMLSLWIVVLNRGDEMANFILHNHILPRMGMAILAGMASALASALLQNIMRNPLASDGTLAVGAGAQTALLLITVFAPAYLAWGGAIWAFVGAILALLAVLYLAAGREWRPLAVVLAGMVMSLYLGAISGAMTLFFSEETRGIMLWGSGSLLQDSWHDSLQLLWRLSLVAVASAILLKPLAAMALGDEQAAALGIPVQTVRLLVLVLVAFLIANVVSMVGMMGFTGLAAATLANQSSTRRLPEKLIAAAIYGGLLLLFTDNILVLLKHYFGWDLPAGAVSALLGAPLLLWLMGNHAPAHVQTATSQTFALPKKSLLLKTLPLIWIMSVVAALIVHQDEQGWFISSDVFLLQLNHSRVILVMACGAMLATSGVVLQRLTGNAMASPELLGISSAVAMGVTVALMVFDVALGSGTFYAIGVVSAWLALLLLLGLNRHKAFSPESIMLTGVALAALSDSVLRVLSASGDLRVQQLLVWLSGSSYGATPVLAWSMLALSMILMVMIGAFSRSLALLGLGGVVAQSAGVNVARTRGILLILTASLTAGATLLMGALSFVGLLAPHLAVLLGARGVAQQLGVSALLGASVMVLADAVGRQLLFPYELPAGLVSTLMGGAYFLYLMRRMNGR, translated from the coding sequence ATGGTAAACGTGTTCAGGCAGCCAGCGTGGCGCAATATTGCCCTGTTTAGCGTGTTGGCGATGATGTTGTCGTTGTGGATTGTCGTCCTGAATCGCGGCGATGAAATGGCGAATTTCATTTTACACAATCACATTTTACCCCGAATGGGCATGGCGATTTTGGCAGGCATGGCAAGCGCATTGGCAAGCGCATTATTGCAAAACATCATGCGCAATCCTTTGGCTTCAGACGGCACTTTGGCGGTGGGGGCAGGGGCGCAAACGGCTTTATTGCTGATTACCGTGTTTGCGCCAGCTTATTTGGCGTGGGGCGGGGCAATTTGGGCATTTGTGGGGGCGATTTTGGCTTTGTTGGCGGTGTTGTATTTGGCGGCTGGGCGTGAATGGCGTCCTTTGGCGGTGGTACTGGCGGGCATGGTCATGAGTTTGTATTTGGGCGCAATCAGTGGCGCGATGACCCTGTTTTTTTCCGAAGAAACACGAGGCATCATGCTGTGGGGGAGCGGCTCATTGTTGCAAGACAGTTGGCATGACAGCCTGCAATTATTGTGGCGATTGAGCCTTGTGGCGGTGGCAAGTGCCATATTGCTCAAACCGCTCGCTGCCATGGCTTTGGGCGATGAACAGGCAGCCGCTTTGGGCATACCTGTTCAAACGGTGCGTTTGCTGGTGTTGGTGCTGGTGGCGTTTTTGATTGCCAATGTGGTCAGCATGGTGGGCATGATGGGATTTACGGGTTTGGCAGCAGCAACGTTGGCAAACCAAAGCAGCACACGCAGGCTGCCTGAAAAACTCATTGCCGCAGCCATTTATGGTGGATTGCTGTTGCTGTTTACCGACAACATTTTGGTTTTATTGAAACATTATTTTGGCTGGGATTTGCCTGCTGGTGCGGTCAGTGCCTTGTTGGGTGCGCCTTTGTTGTTGTGGTTGATGGGCAATCATGCGCCCGCCCACGTTCAGACAGCCACGAGCCAAACATTTGCACTGCCCAAAAAATCCTTATTATTGAAAACATTGCCCTTGATTTGGATAATGAGCGTGGTGGCAGCCCTCATCGTTCATCAAGATGAACAAGGTTGGTTCATCAGCAGCGATGTGTTTTTGTTGCAACTGAATCATTCGCGTGTGATTTTGGTGATGGCGTGTGGCGCGATGTTGGCAACAAGTGGCGTGGTATTGCAGCGACTCACGGGCAATGCGATGGCAAGTCCCGAATTATTGGGCATCAGTTCGGCGGTGGCGATGGGCGTTACGGTGGCGTTGATGGTGTTTGATGTGGCATTGGGGAGCGGCACATTTTATGCCATTGGTGTGGTGTCGGCGTGGTTGGCATTGCTGTTGTTGTTGGGTTTGAATCGGCACAAAGCCTTTTCGCCCGAATCCATTATGCTAACGGGTGTGGCATTGGCGGCGTTGAGTGATTCGGTGTTGCGCGTGTTGTCGGCATCGGGCGATTTGCGTGTGCAGCAATTACTGGTGTGGTTGTCGGGTTCAAGCTATGGCGCAACACCTGTGCTGGCATGGAGCATGTTGGCATTATCCATGATATTGATGGTGATGATAGGGGCATTTTCGCGCAGTTTGGCATTGCTGGGATTGGGCGGCGTGGTGGCGCAATCGGCAGGCGTGAACGTGGCACGAACGCGCGGCATCTTGCTGATTTTAACCGCCAGCTTAACAGCAGGTGCCACCTTATTGATGGGGGCGTTGAGTTTTGTTGGTTTACTTGCGCCGCATTTGGCGGTGTTGTTGGGGGCGCGTGGCGTGGCGCAACAATTAGGCGTATCGGCTTTGTTGGGCGCGAGCGTGATGGTGTTGGCAGATGCGGTGGGCAGACAACTTTTGTTTCCCTACGAATTGCCTGCTGGTTTGGTCAGCACCTTAATGGGTGGGGCGTATTTTCTGTATTTAATGCGGCGCATGAACGGGCGATGA
- the thrC gene encoding threonine synthase, whose protein sequence is MNYISTRGQTERKTFSQIVLMGLAPDGGLMLPESYPQVSATMLANWRNLSYKNLAFEIISLFAPEIPAEDLHDIVSRTYTEDVFGTADITPVRTLSDGIKIQALSNGPTLAFKDMAMQFLGNLFEYVLAKENKQLNILGATSGDTGSAAEYALRGKKGVNVFMLSPEGKMSAFQRAQMFSLQDENIVNIAVKGMFDDCQDIVKAVQNDHAFKEKYHIGTVNSINWGRIVAQVVYYFAGYFRATANNSERVSFCVPSGNFGNICAGHIAKQMGLPIDRLIVATNENDVLDQFFQTGEYRPRSTAQTYVTSSPSMDISKASNFERFVFDLVGRDSQQIVDLWEKVGAGTGFDLGNRLPEIREKYGFTSGKSTHADRLATIKQVFASDKALLDPHTADGVKVAREVRLPNETIICLETALAAKFDETIREAVGEVAIPRPAKLVGLEDLPQRVQIVENDDEIVKQIIRAKLDN, encoded by the coding sequence ATGAATTACATCAGCACACGCGGTCAAACCGAACGCAAAACATTCAGCCAAATCGTGTTAATGGGTTTGGCACCCGATGGCGGCTTAATGCTGCCTGAAAGCTATCCCCAAGTCAGCGCAACCATGTTGGCAAACTGGCGCAATTTGAGTTACAAAAATTTGGCTTTTGAAATCATCAGCTTGTTTGCGCCCGAAATCCCAGCCGAAGATTTGCACGACATCGTATCGCGCACCTACACCGAAGACGTGTTTGGCACCGCCGACATCACGCCCGTTCGCACCCTGTCGGACGGCATCAAAATTCAAGCCTTGTCTAATGGACCTACGCTGGCGTTTAAAGACATGGCGATGCAATTTTTGGGCAATTTGTTTGAATACGTTTTGGCGAAAGAAAACAAACAGTTGAATATTTTGGGCGCGACCAGTGGCGACACAGGTTCGGCAGCCGAATACGCTTTGCGCGGCAAAAAAGGCGTAAACGTGTTTATGCTTTCGCCCGAAGGCAAAATGTCCGCCTTCCAACGCGCCCAAATGTTCAGTTTGCAAGACGAAAACATCGTGAACATTGCCGTAAAAGGCATGTTTGACGATTGCCAAGATATCGTCAAAGCCGTGCAAAACGACCACGCATTCAAAGAAAAATACCACATCGGTACGGTAAACAGCATCAACTGGGGACGCATTGTCGCGCAAGTCGTTTACTATTTCGCAGGCTACTTCCGCGCCACAGCGAACAACAGCGAGCGCGTCAGCTTTTGCGTGCCGAGCGGCAATTTCGGCAACATTTGCGCGGGACACATCGCCAAACAAATGGGCTTGCCGATTGACCGCCTGATTGTCGCCACCAATGAAAATGACGTGCTTGACCAATTTTTCCAAACAGGCGAATACCGCCCACGCAGCACCGCGCAAACTTACGTTACGTCCAGCCCATCTATGGACATTTCCAAAGCGTCCAATTTTGAGCGTTTTGTGTTTGATTTGGTGGGGCGTGATAGCCAGCAAATTGTTGATTTGTGGGAAAAAGTGGGCGCAGGCACAGGTTTTGATTTGGGCAACAGACTGCCTGAAATCCGCGAAAAATACGGTTTCACATCGGGCAAATCCACCCACGCCGACCGTTTGGCAACCATCAAACAGGTGTTTGCAAGCGATAAAGCATTGCTCGACCCCCACACCGCAGATGGCGTAAAAGTGGCGCGTGAAGTGCGTTTGCCCAACGAAACCATCATTTGCTTGGAAACCGCGCTTGCCGCCAAGTTTGACGAAACGATTCGTGAAGCGGTGGGCGAGGTGGCGATTCCGCGTCCTGCCAAATTGGTGGGTTTGGAAGATTTGCCGCAGCGCGTTCAAATCGTTGAAAATGATGATGAAATTGTGAAACAAATTATCCGTGCGAAATTGGATAATTGA
- the lysA gene encoding diaminopimelate decarboxylase translates to MIQTCEQIPYPQLAEQFGTPLYVYSQDALTQAYRAYETAFSGSQPLICYAVKANSNLSIIQHFAQLGSGFDTVSGGEIARVLAAGGSADKIIFSGVGKTVAEMQFALQNNIKCFNVESLPELDRLNEVAGKMGKIAPISLRINPDVDAKTHPYISTGLKANKFGIAMSDAERAYQHAASLPHLQIVGIDCHIGSQLLDLSPLSAACERILHLIDKLAAQGIELQHIDLGGGVGINYRPNDNPPDLQPYADKVAQLLAGRDLALILEPGRSLVGNAGSLITRVEYVKQGEEKNFVIVDAAMNDLIRPALYQAYHHIDNVDGSRQNRMVADIVGAICETGDFLAQEREIAAQQGDLLRVHSAGAYAASMASNYNTRNRAAEVLVSGSQARLIRQRETFDDLIAHEKACLVE, encoded by the coding sequence ATGATTCAAACCTGTGAACAAATCCCCTACCCCCAATTAGCCGAACAATTTGGCACCCCACTTTATGTGTACAGCCAAGACGCGCTCACACAAGCCTATCGCGCTTATGAAACGGCATTTTCAGGCAGCCAGCCTTTGATTTGCTATGCGGTTAAAGCCAACAGCAATTTGAGCATTATCCAGCACTTTGCCCAACTGGGTAGCGGCTTTGACACCGTGTCGGGTGGCGAAATTGCGCGTGTGTTGGCGGCAGGTGGCAGTGCCGACAAAATCATCTTTTCAGGCGTGGGCAAAACGGTTGCCGAAATGCAATTTGCTTTGCAAAACAACATCAAATGTTTCAACGTAGAAAGCCTGCCCGAACTTGACCGCTTAAACGAAGTGGCAGGCAAAATGGGCAAAATCGCCCCCATCTCCCTGCGGATTAACCCCGATGTGGACGCGAAAACCCACCCCTACATCTCCACAGGTTTGAAAGCCAACAAATTCGGCATTGCCATGTCAGATGCGGAACGCGCCTATCAACACGCCGCCAGCTTGCCGCATTTGCAAATTGTGGGGATTGATTGCCACATCGGTTCGCAATTATTGGATTTGTCGCCATTGAGCGCGGCGTGCGAACGCATTTTGCATCTGATTGACAAATTGGCAGCACAAGGCATTGAATTGCAACACATTGATTTGGGCGGTGGCGTGGGCATCAACTATCGCCCCAACGACAACCCACCCGATTTGCAACCCTATGCCGACAAGGTGGCACAGTTGTTGGCAGGACGCGATTTGGCGTTGATTTTGGAACCGGGTCGGAGCTTGGTGGGCAATGCAGGCAGCCTGATTACCCGCGTGGAATACGTCAAACAGGGCGAAGAGAAAAACTTTGTGATTGTGGACGCTGCCATGAACGATTTAATCCGCCCTGCCCTGTACCAAGCCTATCACCACATAGACAATGTGGACGGCAGCCGCCAAAACCGCATGGTTGCCGATATTGTGGGCGCGATTTGCGAAACAGGCGATTTTTTGGCACAAGAACGCGAAATTGCCGCCCAACAAGGCGATTTATTGCGCGTACACAGCGCAGGCGCGTATGCCGCAAGCATGGCAAGCAATTACAACACGCGCAACCGTGCGGCAGAAGTGTTGGTTTCAGGCAGCCAAGCACGTTTAATCCGCCAGCGCGAAACCTTTGACGATTTAATCGCACACGAAAAGGCGTGTTTGGTGGAATAG
- the lptM gene encoding LPS translocon maturation chaperone LptM, which translates to MKKIFLLINVLILSACGFKGDLYLPKENDKNQFGIIQTGLETQSTQPQTETKP; encoded by the coding sequence ATGAAAAAAATATTTTTGCTTATCAATGTGTTAATATTGAGTGCCTGTGGTTTCAAAGGCGATTTGTATCTGCCCAAAGAAAACGATAAAAACCAATTTGGCATCATTCAAACGGGATTGGAAACCCAATCCACCCAACCCCAAACCGAGACAAAACCATGA
- the cyaY gene encoding iron donor protein CyaY — MMTETEFLQHSDALFTHIETALDDSDLDCETAGNVLTITADDGTQIIVNRHTPNQELWIAAKSGGYHFAHHNGAWLATRDQREFFAVLNEALTAAAGEEMSVPVFQAA, encoded by the coding sequence ATCATGACCGAAACCGAATTTTTGCAACATTCCGATGCACTTTTCACCCACATTGAAACCGCGTTGGACGACAGCGATTTGGATTGCGAAACCGCAGGCAATGTTTTGACCATTACCGCCGATGATGGCACACAAATCATCGTCAATCGCCACACGCCCAACCAAGAATTGTGGATTGCCGCCAAAAGCGGTGGCTACCATTTTGCCCACCACAACGGCGCATGGCTGGCAACGCGCGACCAACGCGAATTTTTTGCCGTGTTAAACGAAGCCCTTACTGCCGCAGCAGGCGAAGAGATGAGTGTGCCTGTGTTTCAGGCAGCCTGA
- a CDS encoding antitoxin, which yields MLTTMPLMAGNVQAIHLPKSLAFEPNVPVVIHKENDKLIIEPVQTLANVPELFAQLGNEQDIQRETLAENERTW from the coding sequence ATGCTGACCACCATGCCTTTAATGGCTGGCAATGTGCAAGCCATTCATTTGCCAAAATCTTTGGCATTTGAACCGAATGTGCCAGTTGTCATTCACAAAGAAAACGACAAATTGATTATTGAACCTGTGCAAACTTTGGCGAATGTGCCTGAATTGTTTGCACAACTGGGCAATGAACAAGATATTCAACGTGAAACATTGGCGGAGAATGAACGCACATGGTAA
- a CDS encoding type II toxin-antitoxin system VapC family toxin gives MVIVPKYMLDTNICIYLMKNTPPSIVKKFSECFVGEVVMSAITWAELQRGLNVHQSAATFQKLSSLIKILPFDDKAGEVFGKIMQTGKHKANFDTLIASHAISLNLILVSNNEKDFTDFDLTVENWTTM, from the coding sequence ATGGTAATCGTGCCGAAATACATGTTGGACACCAACATTTGCATTTATCTGATGAAAAACACACCGCCAAGTATTGTAAAAAAATTCAGTGAATGTTTTGTGGGCGAAGTGGTCATGAGTGCGATTACTTGGGCTGAATTGCAACGCGGTTTGAATGTGCATCAATCTGCTGCGACATTTCAAAAATTGTCTTCTTTAATCAAAATTTTACCTTTTGATGATAAGGCAGGCGAAGTGTTTGGCAAAATCATGCAAACAGGTAAACACAAAGCCAATTTTGATACGCTCATTGCCAGTCATGCGATTTCGTTGAACCTGATTTTGGTCAGCAACAATGAAAAAGATTTCACAGACTTTGATTTAACTGTGGAAAATTGGACAACAATGTAA
- a CDS encoding tetratricopeptide repeat protein has translation MENQTDLGMIAYEQGDFATAFAEWTKLSENGNAQAHHNLAMLYENGQGVAENLDLAKQFCQKAAELGLANAQYHLGYMLLGSDPKAALDWWEQAAQQGLAEAQHDLAQQYLLGENVAQDLDLAADWYEAAAQQNHTPSQFNLGVLYANVQQYANARYWWEKAAALNSEDAIAALQKLNEMNA, from the coding sequence ATGGAAAATCAAACCGATTTGGGCATGATTGCCTATGAACAAGGCGATTTTGCCACCGCCTTTGCCGAATGGACAAAGCTGTCTGAAAACGGCAATGCCCAAGCACATCACAATTTGGCAATGCTGTATGAAAACGGTCAAGGTGTGGCAGAAAACCTTGATTTGGCAAAACAATTTTGTCAAAAAGCCGCCGAGTTGGGCTTGGCAAACGCGCAATACCATTTGGGCTATATGCTTTTGGGCAGCGACCCCAAAGCCGCATTGGATTGGTGGGAACAAGCCGCGCAACAAGGGCTTGCCGAAGCGCAACACGATTTGGCGCAACAGTATTTGCTTGGCGAAAATGTGGCGCAAGATTTGGACTTGGCAGCCGATTGGTACGAAGCCGCCGCCCAACAAAATCACACGCCCAGCCAATTCAATTTGGGCGTGTTGTATGCCAATGTGCAGCAGTATGCCAATGCACGGTATTGGTGGGAAAAAGCCGCCGCTTTAAACAGCGAAGATGCCATTGCCGCCTTGCAAAAATTGAACGAGATGAATGCGTAA